Sequence from the Anaerolineae bacterium genome:
CCACCCACGGCGAGCCCAACCAGCACAACGCGCACCCGCATACCGGGCCGGCTCAGGAGGTCGTGCTGGTGCACAACGGCATCGTGGAGAACTTCCTCACCCTGCGCGAAGAGCTGACGGCCGAGGGTGCAGGGTTCCGTTCGGACACCGACACCGAAGTGATCGCCCATTTGATCGAGCGTCTGCTGAGCGTGGAGGGTGGACTGGTCGAGGCCGTGCGGCGGGCCTTGCAGCATGTGGAAGGCTCCAACGCCGTGGTTGTGATGTCCACCCGTGAACCGGATAAGATCGTGGCGGCGCGCTTGGGGAACGCCGGCGGGGTGGTCATCGGCTTTGGCGAGGATGAGATGTTTGTGGCCTCGGACCTACCCGCCATACTGGAGCACACGCGAAGGGTGATCTTCCTGGAGCATCGGCAGATGGCGGTCATCACCCGGGAGGGGGTGGAGGTCTTCACTTTGGACGGTGAACCCGTGGAGGTCCAGCCGACCACGGTGCCGTGGGACCCGGTCGCGGCGGAGAAGGGGGAATACCGTCATTTCATGCAGAAGGAAATCCACGAGCAGGTGCGCGGTCTGACCGATACCATTGCCGGTCGGGTGGACTTCCGCGAAGGGCGGATCCACCTGCCCGATTTGCACCTCACCCCGGAGTTCGCCCGCCGTTTGCGCAAGATTTTCATCACCGCCTGTGGCACGGCGTATCATGCCGGGTTGGTGGGAAAGACCCTTATCGAACGCATCGCCCGCGTGCCGGTGGAGGTGATGGTGGCCTCGGAGTTCCGCTACGCCGACCCCATCATCGAGCCTGATAGCGTGGTGCTGGCCATCAGCCAGTCTGGCGAAACGGCGGATACCTTGGCGGCGATGGAGGAAGGTCGGCGCAAGGGTGCGACGCTGTGGTCCATCGTCAATGTGATCGGCTCCCAGGCTATGCGGATTGCCGATGGGTACATTTCGATGCAGGTGGGGCCGGAGATCGGGGTGGCCTCGACGAAAGCCTACACCGCGCCGTTGGTGGACCTCTACATGTTGGCCGTGCTGCTGGCCGACCTGCGCGGGACGATCACCCCCGAGCAACGGCGTCGCTTTGTGGCGGATTTGCGTCTGGTGCCCGATTTGGTCGGGCAGTGTTTGGCGCGCGAGGAGGAGGTGATCGAAGTCGCCCGCAGGTACAAGGACACCCGCAGTTGTCTGTATCTGGGGCGGGGGATCAATATGGCCACCGCCTACGAAGGTGCGCTGAAACTCAAGGAGATTTCGTATATCCACGCGGAGGGCTATCCGGCTGGGGAGATGAAGCATGGCCCCATCGCGCTGATTGATGAGGAGATGCCGGTGGTGGCCATC
This genomic interval carries:
- the glmS gene encoding glutamine--fructose-6-phosphate transaminase (isomerizing), with protein sequence MCGIVGYIGPRDATPILLNGLKRLEYRGYDSAGVAVLKDGRIEIRRDAGKISRLEVLVAQNPLQGTIGIGHTRWATHGEPNQHNAHPHTGPAQEVVLVHNGIVENFLTLREELTAEGAGFRSDTDTEVIAHLIERLLSVEGGLVEAVRRALQHVEGSNAVVVMSTREPDKIVAARLGNAGGVVIGFGEDEMFVASDLPAILEHTRRVIFLEHRQMAVITREGVEVFTLDGEPVEVQPTTVPWDPVAAEKGEYRHFMQKEIHEQVRGLTDTIAGRVDFREGRIHLPDLHLTPEFARRLRKIFITACGTAYHAGLVGKTLIERIARVPVEVMVASEFRYADPIIEPDSVVLAISQSGETADTLAAMEEGRRKGATLWSIVNVIGSQAMRIADGYISMQVGPEIGVASTKAYTAPLVDLYMLAVLLADLRGTITPEQRRRFVADLRLVPDLVGQCLAREEEVIEVARRYKDTRSCLYLGRGINMATAYEGALKLKEISYIHAEGYPAGEMKHGPIALIDEEMPVVAIAPKDPWYEKMVSQIEQAKSRGGKVIAVTTEGDERIPEIADDVLWIPATPWLLTPVTAIIPLQLFAYHIAAMLGLDVDQPRNLAKSVTVE